AATCGGTGTGACCTATGAAACCGGAGATTCGATATATGAAGCATACGGGATTGGAGGAAGTATTCCTTTCTACACCAAAGTCATGGACAGGATTGAAATAGGAACAAACAGCTTTCAGAATATAGAAATAGATGTAGGCATATTGCCTAAAGAACATAAAGGGCT
This window of the Paenibacillus marchantiae genome carries:
- a CDS encoding aspartyl protease family protein: MSPDVLEEIGVTYETGDSIYEAYGIGGSIPFYTKVMDRIEIGTNSFQNIEIDVGILPKEHKGLLGLDI